A genomic stretch from Eretmochelys imbricata isolate rEreImb1 chromosome 24, rEreImb1.hap1, whole genome shotgun sequence includes:
- the LOC144279976 gene encoding B-cell receptor CD22-like: protein MAGSPQARHAVSLTWQHLLLALLEALYYSHASGSWRSSLPGTIRALKGSCVVIPCSFTYPGSRESLGGPFSVVWYQYRSRGYPEIYNSQDMASVLAEYQARTQLLGDPEMGNCTLSISPVQSEDAMSYYVWINPDSVRHRFYDVTVRVEVADTPDPLMLSDPGVLIEGDQATITCSVRHTCPSAPPSLGWSPGGGKATTRHERLAGGGWRAESELSYTPSYKDHGRLLQCTATFPNQQQARNGLYLQVKYRPRGAAVAVVGPARLKEGDSVTLRCTSQSHPPATEYRWFQGPRRALLPGLGRGPEVTVPAVGRHSGPYRCAAENEIGLGEDSPAAHLDVEYPPELLPWGNCTVRGSGPGGEATCHCAAEGNPPPRLEWHLPNRTLPGDFEGPELRATSWARGPLVSGELRGPAGALANVSCAAKNAHGQSQAALPVVPAGDFGPDMEVTGHTGSCRTSPPYWCTSQHSLCTRVGKTRGNLVIANRPALAGRLPGSGSISRRLLQPNRESLGTKSPAVQQG from the exons ATGGCTGGATCCCCCCAGGCCCGTCACGCTGTGAGCCTCACgtggcagcacctcctgctggccctGCTGGAAG CTTTGTATTACAGCCATGCCTCTGGCTCTTGGAGATCCTCGCTCCCTGGGACCATCCGGGCTCTGAAGGGTTCCTGTGTGGTCATCCCCTGCTCGTTCACCTACCCCGGCTCCCGTGAGTCCCTGGGCGGTCCATTCAGCGTGGTCTGGTACCAGTACCGGAGCCGGGGCTACCCCGAGATCTATAACAGCCAGGATATGGCCAGCGTGCTGGCCGAGTACCAGGCCCGGACTCAGCTGCTGGGGGATCCGGAGATGGGGAACTGCACCCTGAGCATAAGCCCCGTGCAGAGTGAGGACGCTATGAGCTACTACGTCTGGATCAACCCCGACTCCGTCAGGCATCGCTTCTACGACGTCACAGTCCGGGTGGAGGTGGCAG ACACTCCAGACCCGCTGATGCTGAGCGACCCCGGGGTGCTGATCGAGGGCGACCAAGCCACCATCACCTGCTCCGTCCGCCACACCTGCCCCTCggcccctcccagcctgggctggagccccgggggggGCAAAGCCACGACCAGGCACGAGCGGCTGGCGGGGGGCGGCTGGCGGGCGGAGTCGGAGCTGAGCTACACCCCCTCGTACAAGGACCACGGGCGGCTCCTGCAGTGCACGGCCACCTTCCCCAACCAGCAGCAGGCCCGCAACGGGCTGTACCTGCAGGTCAAGT atcgcCCGCGGGGCGCGGCCGTGGCTGTGGTGGGGCCGGCCCGGCTGAAGGAAGGCGACAGCGTCACCCTGCGATGCACCAGCCAGAGCCACCCTCCGGCCACCGAGTACCGCTGGTTCCAGGGGCCGCGCCGGGCCCTGCTGCccgggctgggccggggcccCGAGGTGACGGTGCCGGCCGTGGGGCGCCACTCGGGGCCCTACCGCTGCGCCGCCGAGAACGAGATCGGCCTGGGGGAGGACTCGCCCGCCGCGCACCTCGACGTGGAGT ACCCGCCGGAGCTGCTGCCGTGGGGGAACTGCACGGTGCGGGGCAGCGGGCCCGGGGGGGAGGCCACGTGTCACTGCGCGGCCGAGGggaacccccctccccgcctcgaGTGGCACCTGCCCAACCGCACCCTACCCGGGGACTTCGAGGGCCCAGAGCTGCGGGCGACTTCGTGGGCGCGGGGCCCCCTCGTGAGCGGGGAGCTGCGGGGCCCGGCCGGGGCCCTGGCCAACGTGTCCTGCGCTGCCAAAAACGCCCATGGGCAGAGCCAGGCCGCGCTGCCCGTTGTGCCCGCAG gtGACTTTGGCCCCGATATGGAGGTGACGGGGCACACAGGGTCGTGTCGCACGTCTCCTCCATACTGGTGCACGTCACAACATTCACTCTGCACGCGGGTGGGGAAAACGAGAGGGAACCTTGTTATTGCCAACCGTCCCGCTTTGGCCGGGCGTCTCCCGGGATCGGGCTCCATCTCCCGGAGGCTGCTGCAGCCAAACCGGGAGAGTTTAGGCACTAAAAGtccggcggtgcagcagggctaa